The Mycolicibacterium mageritense genome contains a region encoding:
- a CDS encoding enoyl-CoA hydratase, whose translation MTYETILVTRVDRVATITLNRPKALNALNSQVMTEVTTAAAELDNDPSIGAIIVTGNEKAFAAGADIKEMADLSFADVYSADFFELWSKFAATRTPTIAAVAGYALGGGCELAMMCDILIAADTAKFGQPEIKLGVLPGMGGSQRLTRAIGKAKAMDLILTGRTIDAVEAERAGLVSRLVPADSLIDEALAVAETIAGMSLSASRMAKEAVNRAFESSLAEGLLYERRLFHSAFATADQKEGMAAFTEKRAANFTHR comes from the coding sequence ATGACGTACGAGACCATCCTGGTGACCCGCGTCGACCGCGTCGCGACCATAACGCTGAACCGGCCCAAGGCACTCAACGCGCTCAACAGCCAGGTGATGACCGAAGTCACCACGGCCGCAGCTGAACTCGACAACGATCCGAGCATCGGCGCGATCATCGTCACGGGTAACGAGAAGGCGTTCGCCGCGGGGGCGGACATCAAGGAGATGGCCGATCTGTCGTTCGCCGACGTGTACTCGGCCGACTTCTTCGAGCTGTGGTCGAAGTTCGCGGCCACGCGGACGCCGACCATCGCCGCGGTCGCCGGGTACGCCCTCGGCGGCGGCTGCGAACTCGCGATGATGTGCGACATCCTGATCGCCGCCGACACCGCGAAGTTCGGGCAGCCCGAGATCAAGCTCGGCGTGCTGCCGGGCATGGGCGGCTCACAGCGCCTCACGCGCGCGATCGGCAAGGCCAAGGCCATGGACCTGATCCTGACGGGCCGCACCATCGACGCGGTCGAGGCCGAACGCGCCGGGTTGGTGTCGCGTTTGGTGCCTGCCGACTCGCTCATCGACGAGGCACTGGCGGTCGCCGAGACCATCGCCGGGATGTCGCTGTCCGCGTCACGGATGGCCAAGGAAGCGGTCAACCGTGCCTTCGAGTCCTCGCTGGCGGAGGGTCTGCTGTACGAGCGCAGGCTGTTCCACTCGGCGTTCGCGACCGCCGATCAGAAGGAAGGTATGGCGGCGTTCACCGAGAAGCGCGCCGCAAACTTCACCCATCGATAA
- a CDS encoding alpha/beta hydrolase, producing MTDTEVTPAAPAESDSSQEKPDWWVRHYTFFGTAVGLVFIWFSLTPSLLPRGPLFQGLVSGGAGAIGYGLGVFGVWLVRYMRSADTSPKAPKWAWLALVVVGIIGQILMIIYFHVWQDEVRDFMGVPRLAFWDHPLTAVLSIVVLFVFVEIGQLVGRLVRFLVRQLNRFAPPRVSAVVVVVLLLSLTIALLNGVVARVAMDKINSTFSAVNDETSPDFTAPTSKFRSGGPESLDSWESLGHQGRVFVSNGPTVQQLSEFNGKPAIEPIRAYAGLHSADGIKATAALAAKELVRTGGLDRQVVAVATTTGTGWINEAEASALEYMYNGDTAIVSMQYSFLPSWLSFLVDKENARQAGQALFEAVDELVKAMPEGRRPKLVVFGESLGSFGGEAPFLALNNLVARTDGALFSGPTFNNTIWTDLTRNRDAGSPMWLPIYDKGENVRFSAEARNLDRPAAPWGHPRVVYLQHASDPIAWWNTDLLFAEPDWLKEPRGYDVSGRMQWIPIVTFLQVSADMAVAVDVPDGHGHVYVKDVANAWAKIMEPPGWTPEKTEKLRPLLTNDENA from the coding sequence GTGACCGACACCGAGGTAACACCGGCAGCGCCGGCCGAATCGGACAGCAGCCAGGAAAAGCCGGACTGGTGGGTGCGCCACTACACGTTCTTCGGAACCGCGGTGGGCTTGGTGTTCATCTGGTTCTCACTGACTCCGTCGCTGCTGCCGCGCGGCCCGCTCTTCCAAGGGCTGGTCAGCGGCGGCGCCGGGGCAATCGGTTACGGCCTGGGCGTTTTCGGGGTCTGGCTGGTGCGCTACATGCGGTCGGCGGACACCAGCCCCAAGGCTCCGAAGTGGGCGTGGCTGGCGCTCGTCGTGGTCGGGATCATCGGCCAGATCCTGATGATCATCTACTTCCACGTGTGGCAGGACGAGGTCCGCGACTTCATGGGTGTGCCTCGGCTGGCGTTCTGGGACCATCCGCTCACAGCCGTGCTTTCGATCGTGGTGCTGTTCGTTTTCGTCGAGATCGGGCAGTTGGTCGGCAGGCTCGTACGCTTCCTGGTGCGCCAGCTCAATCGGTTTGCCCCGCCCCGGGTTTCGGCGGTCGTCGTGGTCGTGCTGTTGCTCAGCTTGACCATCGCCCTGCTCAACGGCGTCGTCGCACGCGTTGCGATGGACAAGATCAACAGCACCTTCTCGGCGGTCAACGACGAGACCAGCCCGGACTTCACGGCCCCGACGTCCAAATTCCGTTCGGGTGGACCGGAATCCCTCGACAGTTGGGAGTCGCTGGGCCATCAGGGCCGCGTGTTCGTGTCCAACGGGCCGACGGTGCAACAGCTTTCGGAGTTCAACGGCAAACCGGCGATCGAGCCGATCCGGGCGTACGCAGGCCTGCATTCGGCCGACGGCATCAAGGCCACCGCGGCGTTGGCGGCCAAGGAACTGGTGCGCACGGGCGGGCTGGACCGGCAGGTCGTCGCCGTCGCGACCACCACCGGCACGGGCTGGATCAACGAGGCCGAGGCCTCGGCGCTGGAGTACATGTACAACGGCGACACCGCGATCGTGAGCATGCAGTACTCGTTCCTGCCCAGCTGGCTGTCGTTCCTGGTGGACAAGGAGAACGCGCGCCAGGCCGGGCAGGCGTTGTTCGAAGCCGTCGACGAGCTCGTCAAGGCGATGCCGGAAGGCCGGCGACCCAAGCTCGTGGTTTTCGGTGAAAGCCTCGGATCGTTCGGTGGCGAGGCGCCGTTCCTGGCGCTCAACAATCTCGTCGCCCGCACCGATGGCGCGCTCTTCTCAGGGCCGACGTTCAACAACACGATCTGGACCGACCTGACCCGCAACCGGGACGCGGGATCACCGATGTGGCTGCCGATCTACGACAAGGGTGAGAACGTCCGGTTCTCCGCGGAGGCCCGCAACCTGGACCGCCCCGCCGCCCCGTGGGGCCATCCGCGTGTCGTGTACCTGCAGCACGCCTCCGACCCGATCGCCTGGTGGAACACGGATCTGCTGTTCGCCGAACCTGATTGGCTCAAGGAGCCGCGCGGCTACGACGTCTCGGGGCGCATGCAGTGGATTCCCATCGTGACGTTCCTGCAGGTGTCCGCCGACATGGCGGTGGCCGTGGATGTGCCCGACGGCCACGGCCACGTCTACGTCAAGGATGTCGCCAACGCGTGGGCCAAGATCATGGAGCCGCCGGGCTGGACGCCCGAGAAGACCGAGAAGCTGCGCCCGCTGCTCACCAACGACGAGAACGCCTGA
- a CDS encoding rhodanese-like domain-containing protein, with product MSRIDAVLEAARARLKRLPASDLPAALADGAVLVDIRPAAQRTAEGEHPDALVIERNHLEWRCDPTSDARIPQAVGDDVYWVILCSEGYTSSLAAAALLDLGLHRSTDVIGGYRALAAAGLV from the coding sequence ATGAGCCGTATCGACGCGGTGTTGGAGGCGGCCAGGGCCCGGCTCAAGCGCCTGCCGGCAAGCGATCTGCCTGCGGCCCTCGCCGACGGCGCGGTCCTCGTCGACATCCGTCCCGCCGCACAGCGCACAGCCGAAGGGGAGCATCCCGACGCGCTCGTGATCGAACGCAACCACCTGGAGTGGCGGTGCGACCCGACCAGCGACGCCCGGATCCCGCAGGCCGTCGGCGACGACGTGTACTGGGTGATCCTGTGCTCGGAGGGCTACACGTCGAGCCTGGCCGCGGCCGCGCTGCTCGATCTGGGGCTGCACCGGTCGACCGACGTGATCGGCGGATACCGCGCGCTCGCAGCGGCCGGACTGGTGTGA
- a CDS encoding cysteine dioxygenase, producing MSSALAHIPMPAVSAPTRLRLPDLLHTTDRAADEVLSGRYDRLLRDLPEHERWYTRLHGDDELDIWLISWVPDRSTELHDHGGSIGALTVVSGALTETRWDGEALRRRSLSAGSQAAFPLGWVHDVVRAPGPVIGPTLSVHAYSPPLTAMSYYEVTPRNTLRRNRTELTDAPEG from the coding sequence ATGTCTTCCGCCCTTGCGCACATTCCCATGCCCGCGGTGTCGGCGCCCACCCGCCTACGACTGCCCGACCTGCTGCACACGACCGACCGCGCGGCCGACGAGGTGCTGTCGGGCCGCTACGACAGGCTGCTGCGGGATCTGCCCGAGCACGAACGCTGGTACACCCGGCTGCACGGCGACGACGAGCTCGACATCTGGCTGATCAGCTGGGTTCCTGACCGGTCGACCGAACTGCACGACCACGGTGGCTCGATCGGCGCCCTGACCGTGGTGTCCGGCGCGCTGACCGAGACGCGCTGGGACGGTGAGGCGCTGCGCCGCCGCAGCCTCTCGGCGGGCAGCCAGGCCGCGTTTCCGCTCGGGTGGGTGCACGACGTCGTGCGTGCGCCCGGTCCGGTGATCGGGCCGACACTCAGCGTGCACGCGTATTCACCACCGTTGACCGCGATGTCGTACTACGAAGTGACCCCGCGCAATACACTGCGGCGAAACCGCACTGAACTCACCGACGCGCCGGAGGGATAG
- the lpqV gene encoding lipoprotein LpqV gives MRSYPWATRLSVAVIAASGLSLLTGCNSSAEEGKPAESSSAAATTTTTTAESSTPTAAPGEVAVSPGGVTTAVGADAQSTEDEYFQACHAAKVWMDEKGGDPKAQIEPYLASLQAPGAAPGPGTYNVAWAQLEPARQAAVIVAVRAAADELCS, from the coding sequence ATGCGCAGTTACCCATGGGCCACCCGGCTGTCCGTTGCTGTCATTGCCGCGTCCGGTCTGAGTCTGCTGACGGGATGCAATTCGTCGGCCGAGGAAGGCAAGCCCGCGGAGTCCTCGTCGGCCGCCGCGACCACCACCACGACGACGGCGGAATCGTCGACGCCGACCGCCGCACCGGGAGAAGTCGCGGTGTCACCGGGCGGGGTCACCACCGCCGTCGGCGCCGACGCGCAGTCCACCGAAGACGAGTATTTCCAGGCCTGCCATGCCGCGAAGGTCTGGATGGACGAGAAGGGCGGCGATCCCAAGGCCCAGATCGAGCCGTACCTGGCGAGCCTGCAGGCGCCCGGTGCGGCGCCTGGGCCCGGCACCTACAACGTCGCGTGGGCCCAGCTCGAGCCGGCCCGCCAGGCCGCGGTCATCGTCGCGGTCCGGGCGGCGGCCGACGAGCTCTGTAGTTAG
- a CDS encoding SulP family inorganic anion transporter gives MWSATGAVRRLGKPKPRDAIAGLVTGLFSIPEGMAYASIGGFNPVAGIYAGIMPGIIGSLFARTVLMVTTLTSAIALTSRSVLKEAGLDPADPANVAALAVVVGAVMLLFGLLRFGSIMNFVSNAVMTGFSTGIAVQIITGVLGDATGYKPQSGNTIGKIIDSLAHIGLWHPASVAVALGTVAVWAVFHLVKPLESFATLLALVVVTAVVAVGHIDVETVGDIASIANALPPVTVPNFAAMPELIVGGVAVALVALAQAAGISAAVPNPDGSRTNMNGDFLAQGAANVAGGLFGALPAGGSLSRTGVATSAGAQTRWAGIFAGIWLAMLVLIAGSAAEIIPMPVIGGLILVIGGELVVGRWPDIKLVLRVAPLSAVAMLVTFAATTQLPLHTAILIGVITSLVLYCTKASQSAQLVALEPTGDGGWRTAPVPEKCPSNEVTVLDYLGIGLFAEIPRIDEEWPDVAGSDNAVVVLGLRSLPDVPSSVTIKALKRWAGELQANNGRLIIAGATPATAKILRRGDLDDVLGEDGIVDATDRVFGATDTAVARGREWIAGRGDLPQRDSN, from the coding sequence ATGTGGTCCGCCACCGGGGCGGTCCGACGACTCGGCAAACCCAAACCCCGCGACGCCATCGCGGGATTGGTGACGGGCCTCTTTTCGATCCCGGAAGGCATGGCCTACGCGAGCATCGGCGGCTTCAACCCCGTCGCCGGAATCTACGCAGGCATCATGCCGGGCATCATCGGCTCGCTGTTCGCCAGGACCGTGTTGATGGTGACGACGCTGACGAGCGCGATCGCGCTCACGTCGCGCAGCGTGCTCAAAGAGGCCGGCCTCGATCCCGCCGATCCGGCCAACGTCGCCGCATTGGCCGTCGTGGTCGGTGCCGTGATGCTGCTGTTCGGTCTGCTGCGGTTCGGCTCGATCATGAACTTCGTCTCCAACGCCGTGATGACGGGCTTCTCGACCGGCATCGCAGTGCAGATCATCACCGGTGTACTCGGGGACGCAACGGGCTATAAACCGCAGAGCGGCAACACCATCGGCAAGATCATCGATTCGCTCGCGCACATCGGGCTGTGGCACCCGGCTTCGGTGGCCGTCGCGCTCGGGACCGTCGCGGTCTGGGCGGTGTTCCACCTCGTCAAACCGCTCGAATCGTTCGCGACGTTGCTCGCGCTCGTGGTGGTCACCGCGGTGGTGGCCGTCGGGCACATCGACGTCGAGACCGTCGGCGACATCGCGTCGATCGCGAATGCGCTTCCGCCCGTGACGGTTCCGAACTTCGCCGCGATGCCCGAGCTGATCGTCGGGGGCGTCGCGGTCGCGCTCGTCGCCCTGGCCCAGGCCGCCGGCATCTCGGCCGCAGTGCCCAACCCCGACGGCAGCCGCACCAACATGAACGGCGACTTCCTGGCCCAGGGCGCAGCCAACGTGGCGGGTGGGCTGTTCGGAGCGCTGCCGGCCGGCGGGTCGCTGTCGCGCACCGGGGTGGCCACGTCGGCTGGAGCGCAGACCCGCTGGGCCGGCATCTTCGCCGGGATCTGGCTCGCGATGCTCGTACTGATTGCCGGATCGGCGGCCGAGATCATTCCGATGCCGGTCATCGGCGGGCTGATCCTCGTGATCGGCGGCGAACTGGTGGTCGGACGGTGGCCCGACATCAAACTGGTGCTACGGGTCGCGCCGCTGTCAGCCGTGGCGATGCTGGTCACCTTCGCGGCGACCACGCAGCTGCCTCTGCACACCGCGATCCTGATCGGCGTCATCACGTCGCTGGTGCTGTACTGCACCAAGGCGTCGCAGTCAGCCCAGCTGGTCGCGCTCGAACCCACCGGTGACGGCGGCTGGCGCACCGCGCCCGTCCCCGAGAAGTGCCCGAGCAACGAGGTCACGGTGCTGGACTACCTGGGTATCGGGCTGTTCGCCGAGATACCCCGCATCGACGAGGAGTGGCCGGACGTCGCGGGCAGCGACAACGCCGTCGTCGTGCTCGGACTGCGTTCCCTGCCCGACGTGCCGTCGTCAGTCACGATCAAGGCACTCAAACGCTGGGCCGGTGAGCTGCAGGCCAACAACGGCCGGTTGATCATCGCAGGCGCGACCCCGGCCACCGCCAAGATCCTGCGCCGCGGTGACCTCGACGACGTGCTGGGCGAGGACGGCATCGTCGATGCCACCGACCGCGTCTTCGGGGCCACCGACACCGCGGTGGCGCGGGGCCGCGAGTGGATCGCCGGCCGCGGTGATTTGCCGCAGCGTGATTCGAACTAA
- a CDS encoding MFS transporter, producing MAESARDVDSIGELGERTLRKVKWRMLPLIVFLYFLAYLDRTNVGFAKLEMSQDIGLSETAYGLGAGIFFIGYAIFEIPSNAGMVRFGARKWIARILVTWGFFATIMAVVQNETTFYIIRFLLGAAEAGFFPAIILYLTLWFPARQRVTVLGLFVLALPISSALGAPFSALLLKLDGILGLAGWQWLYIVQGVPPMLMAVVALKVLTDYPRDAKWLTAEERTWLQNTMDAEDAAKAEASAHKHSFMAGLKDPRALVFSVLYFGLAAGIYGLALWLPSIVKAMGDLSTTATGFIVPIPYVCSGIFVYYWSRRSDRTGERVGHASGAMLLASVGMFASALLLETSPVLALIGLCLAAMGVFAAMCPFWELPAAALAGAAAASGIALINSLGNLGGFVAPYAVGALKDMTGDSKAGLLLLAAVLFLSAAGTFLYGRRVHPGPVPAGSPDDVLAKEAAAFDLPSEELRHRGDPEGP from the coding sequence GTGGCTGAATCCGCGCGGGACGTCGATTCGATCGGCGAACTGGGTGAGCGCACACTCCGCAAGGTGAAGTGGCGGATGCTGCCGCTGATCGTGTTCCTGTATTTCCTTGCCTACCTTGACCGCACCAATGTCGGCTTCGCGAAGCTGGAGATGAGCCAGGACATCGGTCTGAGCGAGACCGCATACGGGCTCGGCGCCGGGATCTTCTTCATCGGGTACGCCATCTTCGAGATCCCCAGCAACGCAGGCATGGTTCGCTTCGGTGCCCGCAAGTGGATCGCCCGGATCCTCGTCACGTGGGGCTTCTTCGCAACGATCATGGCGGTGGTGCAGAACGAGACCACGTTCTACATCATCCGATTCCTGCTGGGAGCTGCCGAAGCAGGATTCTTCCCCGCGATCATCTTGTATCTGACCCTGTGGTTCCCGGCGCGCCAACGGGTAACGGTGTTGGGGCTCTTCGTACTTGCCCTGCCGATCTCCAGCGCACTCGGCGCGCCGTTCTCGGCGCTGCTGCTCAAGCTGGACGGCATTCTCGGCTTGGCCGGCTGGCAATGGCTGTACATCGTCCAGGGCGTGCCGCCGATGCTGATGGCCGTCGTGGCGCTCAAGGTGCTGACGGATTACCCCAGGGACGCCAAGTGGCTGACCGCCGAGGAACGCACGTGGCTGCAGAACACCATGGACGCCGAGGACGCGGCCAAGGCCGAAGCCTCCGCGCACAAGCACAGCTTCATGGCCGGCCTCAAAGATCCCCGCGCCTTGGTGTTCTCGGTGCTGTACTTCGGTCTGGCGGCCGGCATCTACGGGCTCGCCCTGTGGTTGCCGTCGATCGTCAAGGCCATGGGGGATCTGTCGACCACGGCAACCGGGTTCATCGTCCCGATTCCCTACGTGTGCTCGGGAATCTTCGTCTACTACTGGAGTCGGCGCTCGGATCGCACCGGTGAACGCGTAGGCCATGCCTCGGGGGCGATGTTGCTGGCCTCTGTCGGCATGTTCGCGTCGGCGCTGCTGCTCGAGACCAGCCCGGTGCTGGCGCTGATCGGCCTGTGCCTGGCCGCGATGGGGGTGTTCGCGGCCATGTGCCCGTTCTGGGAGCTTCCCGCCGCCGCGTTGGCCGGGGCCGCCGCGGCGTCCGGCATCGCACTGATCAACTCGCTGGGCAATCTGGGCGGATTCGTCGCACCGTACGCGGTCGGCGCGCTGAAGGACATGACCGGCGATTCGAAAGCCGGGTTGCTGTTGCTGGCCGCGGTGTTGTTCCTCAGCGCCGCAGGCACATTCCTGTACGGCAGGCGGGTCCACCCCGGCCCTGTGCCCGCAGGCTCACCCGACGACGTGCTCGCAAAGGAAGCCGCCGCGTTCGACCTGCCGTCCGAGGAACTGCGCCACCGCGGTGATCCGGAAGGCCCGTGA
- a CDS encoding patatin-like phospholipase family protein, giving the protein MRVALALGSGGARGYAHIGVINELQDRGYEVVGVSGSSMGALVGGLHAAGRLDDFADWARTLTQRAVLRLLDPSLSAAGILRAEKILDAVRDILGEATIEQLPIPYTAVATDLIAGKSVWLQRGPVDSAIRASIAIPGVIAPHVLNGRLLGDGGILDPLPMAPIAAVNADLTIAVSVSGSEPDPVAEPEPRPTTEWLSRMMRSTSGVLDTASVRSMLDRPTARAVLSRFGASIPESDDDAPDGELPEGPSTAGVPRLGSFEVMYRTIDIAQAALARHTLAAYPPDLLIEVPRTVCRSLEFHRATEVIEIGRDLTARALDG; this is encoded by the coding sequence ATGCGTGTTGCTCTCGCCCTCGGCAGTGGCGGCGCCCGCGGCTACGCCCACATCGGCGTGATCAACGAGCTGCAAGACCGCGGTTACGAGGTCGTGGGCGTGTCGGGATCGTCGATGGGCGCGCTGGTCGGTGGGCTGCACGCGGCGGGCCGGCTCGACGACTTCGCCGATTGGGCACGGACTTTGACCCAACGCGCCGTACTCCGGCTGCTCGATCCGTCGCTCAGCGCAGCCGGGATCCTCCGTGCGGAGAAGATCCTCGACGCGGTCCGCGACATTCTCGGCGAGGCCACGATCGAGCAGTTGCCCATCCCGTACACGGCCGTTGCCACAGATCTGATCGCGGGCAAATCGGTGTGGCTGCAGCGGGGGCCTGTCGACTCGGCGATCAGGGCCTCGATCGCGATCCCCGGCGTGATCGCACCGCACGTGCTCAACGGCCGACTGCTCGGCGACGGCGGCATTCTCGATCCGCTGCCCATGGCGCCGATCGCCGCGGTCAACGCGGATCTCACCATCGCGGTGAGCGTCTCGGGCAGCGAACCCGACCCGGTCGCCGAACCTGAACCGCGACCCACGACCGAATGGCTCAGCCGCATGATGCGCAGCACCTCGGGCGTGCTGGACACCGCCTCGGTGCGCTCGATGTTGGACCGCCCCACGGCCCGTGCGGTGCTGAGCCGGTTCGGGGCGTCGATACCGGAGTCCGATGACGACGCGCCCGACGGTGAGCTTCCGGAGGGCCCGAGCACGGCGGGCGTTCCGCGTCTCGGCAGCTTCGAGGTCATGTACCGCACGATCGACATCGCGCAGGCCGCGCTGGCCCGCCACACGCTCGCGGCGTATCCACCCGACCTGCTGATCGAGGTGCCGCGCACGGTCTGCCGCAGCCTCGAGTTCCACCGAGCCACCGAGGTCATCGAGATCGGCCGCGACCTCACCGCCCGCGCACTCGACGGTTAA
- a CDS encoding patatin-like phospholipase family protein: protein MTSKRALVLAGGGIAGIAWETGILRGIADESPEAADALLGSDVLIGTSAGSTVSAQLGSGLGLEELFERQIGAESAELDPGVSIDNVTDLFVTAMLRPDTTKAQKLQGIGTVALNTDTVDPAVRRKVIEQRLPSHDWPDRVLRISAIDIDTGELVTLDRDSGVSLVDAVAASCAVPGVWPVVTIGGRRFMDGGIGSAVNMALAADCDTAVALVPQGRSTPSPFGAGAAEEVDGFAGRSLGIFADDDALAAFGKNPLDPACRVPSAQAGRAQGRRVAAEVAAFLKC, encoded by the coding sequence GTGACCTCCAAACGTGCTCTGGTGCTCGCCGGTGGCGGTATTGCGGGGATTGCCTGGGAGACGGGCATTCTGCGGGGTATCGCCGACGAATCCCCCGAAGCGGCCGACGCGCTGCTCGGCTCCGATGTGCTGATCGGCACGTCGGCGGGTTCCACCGTATCGGCCCAGCTCGGCAGCGGGCTCGGCCTCGAGGAACTGTTCGAGCGGCAGATCGGCGCCGAATCCGCCGAACTCGACCCCGGGGTGAGCATCGACAACGTCACCGACCTGTTCGTCACGGCGATGCTGAGGCCCGACACCACCAAGGCACAGAAACTGCAGGGCATCGGCACCGTGGCGCTCAACACCGACACCGTCGACCCGGCGGTGCGACGCAAGGTGATCGAGCAGCGCCTGCCGTCGCACGACTGGCCCGATCGGGTGCTACGCATCTCGGCCATCGACATCGACACGGGTGAGCTGGTGACACTGGACCGGGATTCCGGAGTGTCGCTGGTCGACGCGGTCGCCGCGAGCTGCGCGGTCCCCGGGGTGTGGCCGGTCGTGACGATCGGCGGTCGCCGGTTCATGGACGGTGGTATCGGCAGTGCGGTCAACATGGCGCTGGCCGCCGACTGCGACACCGCGGTGGCGCTGGTGCCGCAGGGCCGCTCGACACCGTCCCCGTTCGGTGCCGGCGCGGCCGAGGAGGTCGACGGCTTTGCCGGCCGGTCACTCGGGATCTTCGCCGACGACGACGCGCTGGCGGCATTCGGCAAGAACCCGCTCGACCCGGCCTGCCGGGTGCCGTCGGCGCAGGCCGGGCGGGCCCAGGGCCGACGGGTGGCGGCCGAGGTCGCCGCATTCCTCAAGTGTTAA
- a CDS encoding class II glutamine amidotransferase, giving the protein MCRLFGLHAGHRLVTATFWLLDAPDNLAEQSRRNPDGTGLGVFGADGGAVLYKEPVAAWQDCEFATEAHDVTATTFVAHVRYASTGALDLVNTHPFLQDGRIFAHNGVVGGLDVLDDRIRELGVADLVRGQTDSERVFALITAATRTHDGDVGAGIVEAIGWLADNVPIYAVNLLLSTATDVWALRYPDSHELYVLDRRHPDARRLRLRSPRIRAESEHLTSKPSVVFASEPMDGENWRPIAPGELVHVDAGLRISTRLAFPNPPRHLLRREDLSAKAAASQHG; this is encoded by the coding sequence ATGTGCCGATTGTTCGGTCTGCACGCCGGCCACCGACTGGTGACCGCGACCTTCTGGCTACTGGACGCCCCGGACAACCTTGCCGAGCAGAGCAGGCGCAACCCCGACGGCACGGGGCTCGGCGTGTTCGGCGCGGACGGCGGCGCAGTGCTGTATAAGGAACCGGTCGCGGCGTGGCAGGACTGTGAATTCGCCACCGAGGCACACGATGTCACGGCGACGACGTTCGTCGCGCACGTCCGGTACGCGTCGACGGGTGCGCTGGATCTCGTGAACACGCATCCGTTCCTGCAGGACGGCCGGATCTTCGCGCACAACGGTGTGGTCGGCGGCCTCGATGTGCTCGATGACCGCATCCGGGAGTTGGGCGTGGCGGACCTGGTGCGGGGCCAGACCGACTCCGAACGCGTCTTCGCGCTCATCACGGCCGCGACCCGGACCCATGACGGCGACGTCGGTGCCGGGATCGTCGAGGCCATCGGCTGGCTGGCCGACAACGTGCCGATCTACGCCGTCAATCTGCTGCTCAGCACGGCCACCGACGTGTGGGCCCTGCGCTATCCCGACAGCCACGAGCTGTATGTGCTCGACCGCAGGCACCCCGATGCACGCAGGCTGCGGTTGCGCAGCCCACGGATCCGCGCCGAGTCCGAGCATCTGACGTCGAAGCCGTCGGTGGTGTTCGCCAGTGAGCCGATGGACGGCGAGAACTGGCGGCCCATCGCGCCCGGCGAACTCGTGCACGTCGACGCGGGTCTGCGGATCAGCACGCGGCTTGCGTTCCCGAATCCACCACGTCACCTCCTGCGCCGCGAGGATCTGAGTGCGAAGGCTGCGGCGTCGCAGCACGGGTAG
- a CDS encoding zinc-binding dehydrogenase yields the protein MTGTMRAERFYADTKTVAVEDVPIPEPGPGEVLVKVAFCGICHSDLSLINGTFPAQAPVVTQGHEASGTIAKLGPGVTGWAEGDRVIVAAGRPCMECPNCRRGDVANCMRIQLMAFAYDGAWAEYTLAQAVGLTRVPDNVPLEQAAILADAVSTPYGAVVRTGKVGIGESVGVWGLGGVGTHIVQLARLVGAVPIVAVDIKPEVLDRALELGADYAFDAGDERLGEKIAEVTAGRGLDVAFDAVGLKSTFEQALGQLTIGGRLVAVGMSAQEPTIGPTSMFGLTQKQVLGHLGYQNVDISTLATLVSLGRLDLSRSISEVVSLEDIARGIEKLEHQDGNPIRILVRP from the coding sequence ATGACTGGCACCATGCGGGCCGAACGGTTCTATGCCGACACCAAAACAGTTGCGGTGGAGGATGTTCCGATTCCCGAGCCGGGCCCTGGCGAGGTGCTGGTCAAGGTCGCGTTCTGTGGCATCTGCCATTCCGATCTGAGCCTGATCAACGGAACCTTCCCCGCGCAGGCGCCGGTGGTGACGCAGGGCCACGAGGCTTCGGGCACCATCGCCAAGCTCGGCCCTGGGGTCACGGGCTGGGCCGAGGGTGACCGGGTGATCGTCGCGGCGGGCAGGCCGTGCATGGAATGCCCCAATTGCCGGCGCGGCGACGTCGCCAACTGCATGCGGATTCAGTTGATGGCCTTCGCATATGACGGCGCCTGGGCCGAATACACCCTGGCGCAGGCAGTCGGGCTCACGCGGGTTCCGGACAACGTGCCGCTCGAACAGGCAGCGATCCTCGCCGACGCGGTGTCGACGCCGTACGGCGCGGTGGTGCGCACCGGCAAAGTCGGTATCGGCGAATCGGTCGGGGTGTGGGGGCTCGGCGGGGTCGGCACCCACATCGTGCAGCTGGCGCGGCTGGTGGGCGCGGTGCCGATCGTCGCGGTCGACATCAAACCCGAGGTGCTCGACCGGGCTTTGGAGCTCGGCGCCGATTACGCGTTCGACGCCGGCGACGAGCGGCTGGGCGAGAAGATCGCCGAGGTGACCGCGGGCCGCGGGCTGGACGTGGCGTTCGACGCGGTGGGACTCAAGTCGACGTTCGAGCAGGCCTTGGGCCAGCTGACGATCGGCGGGCGACTGGTCGCGGTGGGAATGAGCGCGCAGGAACCGACGATCGGGCCGACGTCGATGTTCGGCCTCACCCAGAAGCAGGTGCTCGGCCATCTGGGCTACCAGAATGTCGACATCTCGACGCTCGCGACGCTGGTTTCGCTGGGCAGGCTGGACCTGTCCCGCTCGATCAGCGAGGTCGTGTCGTTGGAAGACATCGCCCGTGGCATCGAGAAGCTCGAACATCAGGACGGCAATCCGATCCGGATCCTGGTGCGGCCCTGA